A genomic window from Glycine max cultivar Williams 82 chromosome 17, Glycine_max_v4.0, whole genome shotgun sequence includes:
- the LOC100811230 gene encoding inorganic pyrophosphatase TTM1 isoform X1 has product MAQDTVSGVDSPRRRLLRDQVQVVKRKDSNRYEIVPIQDSLSFEKGFFIFIRACQLLAQKNNGIILVGVAGPSGAGKTVFTEKVLNFMPSIAVITMDNYNDSSRIIDGNFDDPRLTDYDTLLENIQGLKAGKPVQVPIYDFKSSSRIGYRTVEVPSSRIVIIEGIYALSEKSRPLLDLRVSVTGGVHFDLVKRVLRDIHRAGQEPEEIIHQISETVYPMYKAFIEPDLKTAHLKIINKFNPFSGFQNPTYILKVTLCYAIISARAVTVDQIKAIIAAEHTETKEETYDIFLLPPGEDPEACQSYLRMRNRDGKYNLMFEEWVTDSPFIISPRITFEVSVRLLGGLMALGYTIAAILKRSSHVFHDDKVTIKTDWLEQLNRTYVQVQGKDRNYCKFVAEKLGLDGSYVPRTYIEQIQLEKLVNDVMALPDDLKTKLSIDDDLVSSPKEALSRASADRRMKYLNRGISQSYSTQRDKILPKLTKLAINNRRFDARALESPAPIANQGVITQLSDQISTLNERMDEFTSRIEELNSKFAISKDSAASQQNLALQAEACNGSGPTSFFVTGLSNGSLTGSLLPNSSSSSQLANKESPLMEEVLVIARGQRQIMHQLDTLSNFLHEYFGERSRLGRPDHTGRMREAESVAIPLVLTLAFGAVGVLLFRGFTSQK; this is encoded by the exons ATGGCACAAGATACTGTTTCTGGTGTTGACTCGCCTCGGCGACGTCTATTACGAGATCAGGTTCAAGTGGTTAAAAGAAAGGATTCCAATCGCTATGAAATTGTTCCTATCCAAGATTCTTTGTCATTTGAGAAAGGATTCTTCATATTTATTCGTGCATGCCAGTTGTTGGCTCAAAAGAACAATGGAATCATATTAGTAGGAGTTGCAGGTCCATCTGGAGCAGGGAAAACTGTTTTCACCGAGAAGGTCCTCAATTTTATGCCAAGCATAGCTGTCATAACAATGGATAATTATAATGATTCTAGTAGAATTATTGATGGAAACTTTGATG ACCCTCGGTTGACAGATTATGATACCTTGCTCGAAAATATACAGGGTCTTAAAGCAGGGAAGCCTGTTCAAGTTCCAATATACGATTTCAAGTCTAGTTCTCGCATAGGTTACAG GACTGTTGAAGTCCCTAGCTCTCGTATTGTAATCATAGAAGGCATCTATGCATTAAGTGAAAAATCACGACCTTTGCTTGATCTTCGTGTTTCTGTCACTGGTGGAGTTCATTTTGATCTTGTCAAGCGTGTTTTGCGGGACATTCATCGTGCCGGTCAAGAGCCTGAAGAAATAATCCATCAAATCTCTGAAACG GTGTATCCTATGTATAAAGCTTTTATTGAGCCAGATCTCAAAACAGCTcatctaaaaattattaacaagttTAATCCATTCTCTGGATTCCAGAATCCCACTTACATATTGAAGGTGACCCTATGCTATGCTATCATA TCAGCAAGAGCTGTGACAGTTGATCAAATCAAGGCAATTATTGCTGCAGAGCATACTGAAACCAAAGAGGAAACGTATGACATATTTCTTCTACCCCCTGGGGAAGACCCTGAAGCTTGTCAATCATATCTGAGAATGAGAAACCGTGATGGAAAGTACAATCTCATGTTTGAG GAATGGGTGACAGATAGTCCATTCATAATATCACCTAGAATTACTTTTGAGGTCAGCGTGCGCCTTCTTGGAGGGCTGATGGCCTTGGGATACACAATTGCAGCTATCCTGAAAAGAAGCAGCCATGTCTTTCATGATGATAAAGTGACCATAAAAACTGATTGGCTAGAACAACTTAATCGCACCTATGTTCAG GTTCAAGGGAAAGACAGAAACTATTGTAAATTTGTAGCAGAGAAACTGGGGTTGGATGGTTCCTATGTTCCTCGCACTTACATTGAACAAATCCAGCTTGAAAAGCTTGTAAATGATGTGATG GCATTGCCAGATGATCTTAAGACAAAACTCAGCATAGATGATGACTTGGTTTCAAGCCCCAAAGAAGCCCTTTCCAGAGCTTCTGCAGATAGGAGAATGAAGTATCTTAATCG TGGTATTTCACAATCATATTCAACTCAAAGGGACAAGATTCTACCTAAGCTGACTAAACTTGCTATAAATAACAGAAGATTCGATGCAAGAGCGCTAGAATCACCTGCACCAATTGCTAACCAA GGAGTCATCACACAGCTTTCTGATCAAATTTCCACATTAAATGAAAGAATGGACGAATTCACCTCCCGTATTGAAGAGCTGAATTCAAAGTTCGCTATCAGTAAAGATTCAGCAGCCAGTCAACAAAACTTGGCTTTACAGGCTGAGGCCTGCAATGGCTCTGGCCCCACTTCCTTCTTTGTAACTGGACTAAGCAATGGCTCATTGACTGGATCATTGCTACCTaattcttcatcatcttctcaATTGGCTAATAAAGAGTCTCCCCTGATGGAAGAG gtACTAGTTATTGCACGAGGACAACGTCAAATCATGCATCAACTAGACACTCTGAGCAATTTTTTGCATGAATACTTTGGAGAAAGGTCACGCCTGGGAAGACCAGACCATACAGGAAGAATGCGTGAAGCTGAATCCGTTGCCATCCCCCTGGTTCTGACTCTGGCCTTTGGTGCTGTTGGTGTGCTTTTGTTCAGAGGTTTTACATCCCAAAAATAA
- the LOC100811230 gene encoding inorganic pyrophosphatase TTM1 isoform X2, translating to MAQDTVSGVDSPRRRLLRDQVQVVKRKDSNRYEIVPIQDSLSFEKGFFIFIRACQLLAQKNNGIILVGVAGPSGAGKTVFTEKVLNFMPSIAVITMDNYNDSSRIIDGNFDDPRLTDYDTLLENIQGLKAGKPVQVPIYDFKSSSRIGYRTVEVPSSRIVIIEGIYALSEKSRPLLDLRVSVTGGVHFDLVKRVLRDIHRAGQEPEEIIHQISETVYPMYKAFIEPDLKTAHLKIINKFNPFSGFQNPTYILKSARAVTVDQIKAIIAAEHTETKEETYDIFLLPPGEDPEACQSYLRMRNRDGKYNLMFEEWVTDSPFIISPRITFEVSVRLLGGLMALGYTIAAILKRSSHVFHDDKVTIKTDWLEQLNRTYVQVQGKDRNYCKFVAEKLGLDGSYVPRTYIEQIQLEKLVNDVMALPDDLKTKLSIDDDLVSSPKEALSRASADRRMKYLNRGISQSYSTQRDKILPKLTKLAINNRRFDARALESPAPIANQGVITQLSDQISTLNERMDEFTSRIEELNSKFAISKDSAASQQNLALQAEACNGSGPTSFFVTGLSNGSLTGSLLPNSSSSSQLANKESPLMEEVLVIARGQRQIMHQLDTLSNFLHEYFGERSRLGRPDHTGRMREAESVAIPLVLTLAFGAVGVLLFRGFTSQK from the exons ATGGCACAAGATACTGTTTCTGGTGTTGACTCGCCTCGGCGACGTCTATTACGAGATCAGGTTCAAGTGGTTAAAAGAAAGGATTCCAATCGCTATGAAATTGTTCCTATCCAAGATTCTTTGTCATTTGAGAAAGGATTCTTCATATTTATTCGTGCATGCCAGTTGTTGGCTCAAAAGAACAATGGAATCATATTAGTAGGAGTTGCAGGTCCATCTGGAGCAGGGAAAACTGTTTTCACCGAGAAGGTCCTCAATTTTATGCCAAGCATAGCTGTCATAACAATGGATAATTATAATGATTCTAGTAGAATTATTGATGGAAACTTTGATG ACCCTCGGTTGACAGATTATGATACCTTGCTCGAAAATATACAGGGTCTTAAAGCAGGGAAGCCTGTTCAAGTTCCAATATACGATTTCAAGTCTAGTTCTCGCATAGGTTACAG GACTGTTGAAGTCCCTAGCTCTCGTATTGTAATCATAGAAGGCATCTATGCATTAAGTGAAAAATCACGACCTTTGCTTGATCTTCGTGTTTCTGTCACTGGTGGAGTTCATTTTGATCTTGTCAAGCGTGTTTTGCGGGACATTCATCGTGCCGGTCAAGAGCCTGAAGAAATAATCCATCAAATCTCTGAAACG GTGTATCCTATGTATAAAGCTTTTATTGAGCCAGATCTCAAAACAGCTcatctaaaaattattaacaagttTAATCCATTCTCTGGATTCCAGAATCCCACTTACATATTGAAG TCAGCAAGAGCTGTGACAGTTGATCAAATCAAGGCAATTATTGCTGCAGAGCATACTGAAACCAAAGAGGAAACGTATGACATATTTCTTCTACCCCCTGGGGAAGACCCTGAAGCTTGTCAATCATATCTGAGAATGAGAAACCGTGATGGAAAGTACAATCTCATGTTTGAG GAATGGGTGACAGATAGTCCATTCATAATATCACCTAGAATTACTTTTGAGGTCAGCGTGCGCCTTCTTGGAGGGCTGATGGCCTTGGGATACACAATTGCAGCTATCCTGAAAAGAAGCAGCCATGTCTTTCATGATGATAAAGTGACCATAAAAACTGATTGGCTAGAACAACTTAATCGCACCTATGTTCAG GTTCAAGGGAAAGACAGAAACTATTGTAAATTTGTAGCAGAGAAACTGGGGTTGGATGGTTCCTATGTTCCTCGCACTTACATTGAACAAATCCAGCTTGAAAAGCTTGTAAATGATGTGATG GCATTGCCAGATGATCTTAAGACAAAACTCAGCATAGATGATGACTTGGTTTCAAGCCCCAAAGAAGCCCTTTCCAGAGCTTCTGCAGATAGGAGAATGAAGTATCTTAATCG TGGTATTTCACAATCATATTCAACTCAAAGGGACAAGATTCTACCTAAGCTGACTAAACTTGCTATAAATAACAGAAGATTCGATGCAAGAGCGCTAGAATCACCTGCACCAATTGCTAACCAA GGAGTCATCACACAGCTTTCTGATCAAATTTCCACATTAAATGAAAGAATGGACGAATTCACCTCCCGTATTGAAGAGCTGAATTCAAAGTTCGCTATCAGTAAAGATTCAGCAGCCAGTCAACAAAACTTGGCTTTACAGGCTGAGGCCTGCAATGGCTCTGGCCCCACTTCCTTCTTTGTAACTGGACTAAGCAATGGCTCATTGACTGGATCATTGCTACCTaattcttcatcatcttctcaATTGGCTAATAAAGAGTCTCCCCTGATGGAAGAG gtACTAGTTATTGCACGAGGACAACGTCAAATCATGCATCAACTAGACACTCTGAGCAATTTTTTGCATGAATACTTTGGAGAAAGGTCACGCCTGGGAAGACCAGACCATACAGGAAGAATGCGTGAAGCTGAATCCGTTGCCATCCCCCTGGTTCTGACTCTGGCCTTTGGTGCTGTTGGTGTGCTTTTGTTCAGAGGTTTTACATCCCAAAAATAA